The window GTTGGACTTCCCCAGCCGCCGCCTTCTCCCGCACTGCTGAATCCAAACACGATTCCGCCAAATCCAAGAGTCGATAATAATATAGAAAGAAAATCAATTTTTGGCTTGGTTGGTGTTCCAACGTTCTGCATAAAAAATAAACCAAAAATAAGTGCTCCGACTAATAGTGGAAGCGAGATCCAGAAAATCCAGTGCCATGTTAAATTATTAATAATAATGCCTGAAATAGTCGGACCAACAGCCGGTGCAAACATAATAACAAGACCTATGATCCCCATAATGCGACCGCGTTTATGTGGCGGGATAATTAATAGCATTGTATTAAACATTAACGGCAATAATAAAGCTGTTCCGATTGCCTGTACAACACGCGCAATCATTAAAACCGCAAAAGTTGGCGCAATAGCCGCTATTAACGTTCCTATAATTGACGCAATAAGTGCTGTAAAAAATAGCTGCCTTGTAGTAAACCATTGCATGATGAGTCCTGAAACAGGTACAAGAATACCTAGTGTAAGTAGGTAGCCTGTAGTTAACCACTGTGCTGTTGTTTCATGTATCCCAAAATCATTTATAAGATTTGTTAATGCCATATTTAGGGCTGTCTCACTAAACAAGCCAATAAATCCAGCAACAACAAATGAGATAATGATTGGTACAACTCGTAAATCACCAATATTTATCTCTCCAGCTTTTACTTGCTGTGTATTACTCATTTCCATTTTATTTCTCCTCTTGTCTCTCTTGACTTCTTTTTAACAATAAAGATAACGGCTTTGTAATCTTTCTCAATGGATTTCCATCCTGATATGTAATCGATAAAATGCATGCGCCTTCTATCATCGCCGCTATGGTTATTCCTAGTTCTTCCGCCTGTTCTCTTTCAAACCCATACTGAACAAGGATTTGAGCATGTAAAGACTGTAGATCCTTGAAGACCATTTCACATGAATAACGTAGATTCTCATGTGTAAATGCTGTTTCCGATGCGATTAATCCAATTGATAACCCATCTATACAACTTCTCATGTCAAATACAGCAGCTACATTATAAAGATAATATTCGAATGCTTCTGCTGCTGAATTTTTTCCTGTTAAGTCCTTTTCCGCTCCTTCCAACAGAAGCTTTCTCATCATCGAGATCGCTTCGATGGCAATTTCTTCTTTTCCGTTAGGGAAGTGATAATAAATTGAACCTTTGGGAGCACCACTTTCTTCAATGATTTGATTAAGCCCTGTTCCGTTATAACCTTGTCGTTGAAAAAGCCGTGTTGCAGTTTGCAAAATGACATCCCTTGTGTTTTGTTTTTCCTTCATCCAAAGCCCACTCCCGAAAAAAATTATAGCAACCGGTCTAGAGTATGTTAACGAATTTTTTTTTGTGAGTCAACAAGAATGACTTTAACTTTATATAATCTTTACAATGGAATTCAGCCGTATAGCATTCGAACAGATTATGGATAGGCTAGGTCATTCAGACGATCAAAACACCAAAAACGGCTAGTCCCACATTACACGAGAAATGAAAATGAAGCTTCCTAAAAGTTTTCACAACTCTTGAGAAGCCTCGATTTAATTTGCTATGTTATTTTTCATTTCTTTAACGATAAAGTATAAAGCGCTAGGGAGGTAAATTACTGCGCCGATTATTTTTCTTGCTTTAAATAGCTCAGCACCCGATGATAAGGACATTTTGATAACGAAGTATCATCATCTCTCAAAAAATATTGTCTCCACTCAAAGTTATCTTCGGCACCGTAACTTTTCAAGTCTGGATGGATAGGGACCACATCATAGTTGACCAATCTTTCACGGACTTTCGCTTTAATGTTTCGAGCAAAACTCTCCTTCCTATTAAATTCCTGCAGTACCCACCGAGGGGTGATGGCCAGCATCATTACATCAAAATGCCGACTTTGACGGTTAACGTTTGCAGGAGTTGCGCAATACATAAAGTATTTTTCCCCATTAAAACAAAACTCCCATATTGGATTGTGAGGATCCATTGGGATTTCAGCAGGCCATTCAGTTGAGTCGATTGCCGTTAAGCCACTAAGTTGCTTCCAAAATAACTGTTCATAATCCTCCACCGTATAGGTCTCCCTAAGATCCTTAGGTGTTTGATAGAAAATAATTAGCGAGGTGTAGGAACCGAAATTTCTAGATTCGCTGGTGAACAGGCTCAGTAGGTGTGCTAGCTCATTTAATGTGTCATTTCTCTGCGGGTCTCCAACAAATCCATAACGCAATTGGTTCTTAAAAAAACCAATTGTAGCCGGAATACATGGAAAAGGCCGGTTCTTATCACTCATCTTTGCAGAAAACTTCTCTAGTACCGTTCGTTCCCAATTGTTTAGCAATTGTCGATGTGAAGGGGCATCCATATATAAATCTCTCACGTTGTTCAACTCCCATTCTTTCATCAGTATATTCAAGGGCCTAAACAAATGAGAGATGTCCAGGGATAAATGGGCGACCCTCTTGTATTGGTAGATCTCCCCATGATCCAATAACCTCTATCCACGACGTAACAATAAAGAAGCTTCCCAAAAGTTTCAATACTAATGGGAAGCTTCTTTAGATTTCAGTTTTCAAGATTGTCAGGGAATTCATTACTTTTCTATAATTACATTAAAAATTGTTTAGCGAATGCCAATAAAAAATTAGAACCCATTATCCACTAACCATTTCATAAGCTCTTCTTCTCTTTGCTTATTATCTTCTTGTCTTGCATCGAATTTACGCATTTTCTTCTGCGCAATAATTTTTCCATCTACCATAAACAGGATTCTTTCTGTTTTTGCTGCCACCTTTACATCATGCGTAACAAGCATTACCGTTGTCCCATTATTATTAATCTCTGCAAGAATTGACATAATCTCTTCTGTCGATTTGGAATCTAGTGCTCCGGTCGGTTCGTCTCCAAATATGATATCCGGATCATTTATTAATGCCCTACAGATGCCTACTCTCTGCAGCTGTCCACCAGAGGCTTGCGTGATATTATGATTTGCAAGTTTTTCAATCCCTGTCATTTTCATCAGTTTTTTTGCTTTTTGATGTACGGCATTTTTATCCGCATCTTTTGATACAAGTGCAGGAAACATAACATTGTCAATCAATGACAGATTCTTTAATAAATTAATATCCTGAAAGATAAATCCCATTGATTTCAGTCGAATCTTGGCCAATTCTTCTTCTTTTAGATGATCAATTTCTCGACCATTAAATTTCACACTACCAGCAGTAATTCTATCCATACCACTAATATTATAAAGGAGTGTAGTTTTCCCGCTTCCCGATGGTCCCATAACCGAAACGAATTCTCCTTCTTCAATCTCCAGGTTAACATCCTTTAAGATATGAATCTCATGACCTTTCCCCAATACTACTTTTTTGTTCATGCTACTTGCTTCAATTATATTGGTCATCTATATTCCTCCTATGTCAAATATACCTATCAAAGTCTATTTCTTCTGAGGGTCTTGGAATGCTTCTTTAGAAAAACAATTGTTGTCTATACTTAAGGGATGTATTCCATAACAGCAGAAAATACCCTGGGTCCTCACCTTAAGTACTGTTAGCTTCTTAAAAGGACAGATAAATCCTTTTTTATGGCTACCTTACAGGACATTAATATCGTCAATCCAACCACTACAATCAACAC is drawn from Lysinibacillus sp. SGAir0095 and contains these coding sequences:
- a CDS encoding TetR/AcrR family transcriptional regulator gives rise to the protein MKEKQNTRDVILQTATRLFQRQGYNGTGLNQIIEESGAPKGSIYYHFPNGKEEIAIEAISMMRKLLLEGAEKDLTGKNSAAEAFEYYLYNVAAVFDMRSCIDGLSIGLIASETAFTHENLRYSCEMVFKDLQSLHAQILVQYGFEREQAEELGITIAAMIEGACILSITYQDGNPLRKITKPLSLLLKRSQERQEEK
- a CDS encoding YqcI/YcgG family protein; this encodes MDAPSHRQLLNNWERTVLEKFSAKMSDKNRPFPCIPATIGFFKNQLRYGFVGDPQRNDTLNELAHLLSLFTSESRNFGSYTSLIIFYQTPKDLRETYTVEDYEQLFWKQLSGLTAIDSTEWPAEIPMDPHNPIWEFCFNGEKYFMYCATPANVNRQSRHFDVMMLAITPRWVLQEFNRKESFARNIKAKVRERLVNYDVVPIHPDLKSYGAEDNFEWRQYFLRDDDTSLSKCPYHRVLSYLKQEK
- a CDS encoding ABC transporter ATP-binding protein, which codes for MTNIIEASSMNKKVVLGKGHEIHILKDVNLEIEEGEFVSVMGPSGSGKTTLLYNISGMDRITAGSVKFNGREIDHLKEEELAKIRLKSMGFIFQDINLLKNLSLIDNVMFPALVSKDADKNAVHQKAKKLMKMTGIEKLANHNITQASGGQLQRVGICRALINDPDIIFGDEPTGALDSKSTEEIMSILAEINNNGTTVMLVTHDVKVAAKTERILFMVDGKIIAQKKMRKFDARQEDNKQREEELMKWLVDNGF